A region of the Meles meles chromosome 18, mMelMel3.1 paternal haplotype, whole genome shotgun sequence genome:
GGCCTCCTGCGAGCCCAGTCCCTGGGCCGCCCTCCTCGTCCCCCGGCCCGCCGTGGCTGAGGTCCATTGGCGCTCAGCGGCCCCCGCAGCGCGAGCTCTCTGCACCCGtggccccttccttccccagaggAAGCAGCTCTGCTTATCGGGCGGCCACGCTCCACACCCCAGCGGCGGAAGTGGGGCCCAGCAGTGGATGTGGGAGACCGAGGGTCATGCCAGGCAGGCCTGGGGACCGCTCAGCGGATCCCCAAGCCGCCTGGCCCACAGCAGGGCCACCCCCTGTCTAGTGGAGCAGGTGTCTTTGGAGCGGGAAGACCAGAGGCTACGGCGGGCGGGTGGCCCCTCCAGAGGAAGGGGGCTCAGAGAGGCTGCGACCCCAGACCCGAGGCCCAGGATGGCCCAGAGAACACACGGCAGACCCCGGCCGGCCAACCCAGAAGGCCCTTTCCAGGAGCCGCGACAGGCAGAGCAGGGGACCGCATCCTCAACCCCAGCCCGCAAGAGGAGGACTCCCGCGCCCAGAGACCGCAGAGCCCCACCCTGGCCACTCGCCTCCTCCCCGAGGTCACCCCTACCTCCTGAGCGCTGTGGGCGGGCGGATCCTGCAGGTCTCTGACCCTGCGCCGCCTTATCTTGATGGCCTGGCGCACGAGGGGAGGGCGCCGCTGGAGGTGGGAGAGCGGCGTCGCCATGGGGGCCGCTCCGCCGCGGGGAAAGATAGAGAAGCCACAGGATTATGCAAAGAGCACTGGGTGCCaccctgcgccagggaggggtggggccgGGCGGGCCGGGGCTCGGGTTCTGGTCAGGGTTTCACCATCTCAAAGGCCTACACCTCCCTGCCTCCCGCCGGCCGGGGATCCTGCGAGGACTGTCTTTGGCTGGAGGCAGGTGGCCCCCGCGGGCcggcccagccccaccccagcccgcCCTCCCACGGAGGCCCTTGTGCGcgttttggggtgggggtggggtccagGGCTCCCCGGCAGGGGGCGTCAGGGTCTGCCCCACAGTGCGGGTGTGCCCAGACCAGGGACCCAGGGGAGACGCcctggcttggggtggggggcggtttcTCACCCACAGACTTCCCCGAACAGGCGAGGACCGAGGGCGGGGGTGGGCAGGGCGCCGGGTGGAGGCTCCCGAGACCTCTCCCCAGCCCGCAGCTGGTGGCTCCACTCGCTCCAGCCCACAGGTGACATTCCACCAAGGTGACGGGGCCAAGCTATGCAGGGCGGAGACAGCCctgcgcccccgcccccacccggaCTGCCAGGAGCTGCTCCCTTCAGACGCCCTTGTAGGGGCCCGAGCCAACTCCGGGGCCTCCTGGCGAGGCTGGCCGGAGGTGGTGGCTGGAGGAGCGCTGCTGCCCAGCCAGGAGGGACAGACACACCGACACTCCAAGAGCTTCCAGACGTGGTGCTGGCGTGCCCACAGCCCCCCTCCAGGCCAGGGCCCAGCAGGGTGCAGGCCCTGGGAAGGACTCTGGCTGTTTCCTCcgcttccctctcctcccagacaCAGAGGTCCCCACGAAGTCACACACTGAAGGCACCGGGGTACATGTTCCTCCCACAAACACCTCATGGCCGGAGGCAGGGGCCAGGGCTGCATTTCCCTGAAGTGGTGAGCACAGCAGGCCAGGGCCCGCCTCCAAGGCCTCAGGCCCAGGACAGCTGCTGGGCTGTGCCAGGCCCCAGGGGACCCCCGGGTGGGCCAAGTTGCTGAGTAACCACCACGGAACAGTGGGAGGCCTTCCCGGCCTGCGCAGGCCTCGGAGTGCTGTGGGAACAAGAGGCTCTCGCACGGGGAGGGCACGGTCTCCccagcgccgccccccccccccccagggccctcagCAGCCAGACCGGTCTCTTTTCCCAAGAGCTCCCACTGGTCACCACACACAGAGCCAGAAAGGGTCCAGTCACTGCATTTTTACTACTTCACATTTTCAGCGAACAAATCAAGGTGCAAAGAGGGTTTATTTAACATTAATATATTaactggggttttttgttgtcattttttgtcaaataaatagggaATTCTCATTAAATAACCATCTCCTCACTTCACGGCCAGTCCAGAAGCAAATGAAGAGCAAATATTAGTGCATCCAGGGGGCGGATCACTGGTTAGGCATGAAGCTTAAAgggaagagggcaggggaggggctgggagaggtCACAGTCAGCACACAGGCTCAGGCCACGCCCCCGGGTCAGGGACCTGTGTTCCAGCCCACCCAGCAGCCCCAAGCGGCATGATGGAATGAACGTGCATTCTCCAATTCCAGTCTGAGAAGCCCCTTctagagggaaaagagaaggcagagggCGACAAAAGCCAAACGTTATCTGGAGGGAAGCAGCAGCCTGGCCTGATGCCGCCCACCCCTTGGACGCTCCCCATGTCAAAGTGGTGGCAACAGGTGACCAAGGACAGGACAGGGCGGGGAAGGTGAGCGTGACCGGGCTGGAGGCTGGCTGGGATCGGAATGTGGGCTGACAGTCCGCGGGAAGGTGGCCTTCCACCGTGAGGCACAGGCTGGAGCGGAGGGAATGTGAGTGGGGCCCGGTGGGGGCCCCCAGGAAGACGTGAGGCCGGTCTGAGGGAGTTCCCAAGCGGAGCAGAAAGTGGATTCCAGAACGAGGGAGCTGGACTGTGGACGAGGAGGTGGCCAGAGAGTCCCTCTGTGGGCAGAAGCTACTAGAACAAGACAGAAACGGGACGGAGGCCCGTGCTCTGAGCAGAGCTCCGGAGGCGGCGAGAGGGAAGCGTTCCGAGCCGTGCCGCGGGCTCCGAGCTAGAAGCGGGGAGGCGCGGCACCCGAATCAAGGGCCCCCCCTTCCCTCAACACCAGTTCCTGGGAAGTGGTTTATAATCAGACCTGGAGGAAGAACAAGGCCCTTccctcaccccccagccccaGTCTCAGCcccaaggggaagggaagggaagagtgatgaggggtgggaggcaggggcgGGAGGGGTCTACTGGGTCTTCTTATCTTCTGGGGGGTAGTAGGGAGGTGGCGGAGGCTGGTtctaaggaaggaagaagaaagatctcaattAGAAGGTTCACGACAAGACAAGGTCTCCCCGCGCCCCGAGCCCTGCACACAGCCCACCCGCGCCCGGCGCCCGCTCACCGTGGGCATGTAGACGTTGTGCGGGTTGCCCGGGTTGTAATAGGCGCTTGCCGCCGCTTCCGCAGCCTTGGCTTCAGCTTCGAGAGCAAACACACTTGGGGTCAGCCCCAACGGGGGGAGATTCCCGCCAGGTCCCGCTCCCGACGGCTGGTGCTACCCGATTCCTTCTTCCAGCTCCTTCGGAGCCTCGCTCCCGACCTGATCCTCCCCACGATCCCGCCCAGGGCACACTGCCACCTTCCCACTGCGGATGACCAGACTGACAGAGGGAGACCTTCCCTGCCCCAGGGCACCACCCGACTAGctgtgggggagagagggggctGCGGTCCAGATCTCCACCAGCAGCCACCACACTGCGGGTCTCCCGGACTAGGCCAAGGCCAGGGCCCATTCCCCATCGAGGGCTCCCGGCCAACCTCTAGCCATTCTCTGTGGCTCTCCGTGCAGCCCTGGAGAGGAGCGGGCTGATCCCCCAGGAGTGGGAGCGGCCCAGGGTCTCACCTGCAGGAGTGGAGGGGACATCAGGGCCGCTGACCGGAGGTTCCATGGGCCCAGGGTAGGGCGGTGGGGGAGGCTGCGCATAGCCCATGGCCCCGTCCATCATGGGCGGTCCCGGATAgaactctgctcagcgggggagaaAGGGACCCAGTGAGCAAGCCAGCCCTGGCTCCCTCAGCGGGCACCTCCCGGGCCTCTCCAGCTCCTCTGTCCGTCCTGAAGTCTCCCCTCGACAACCCCCTGgcctgggtgggtggggtgagggCTGGGCAGCGAAGGACACACTCACCAGGTGGGGGCGGTGGGTAGGGGTAGCCAGGAGGGCAGGGGTACATTCCATTGGCGACTGGCGGGGGAAAGACATAGGCCCCGCCGGGCATGTGGGGATAGCCATAGGCTCCACTGGGGACTTCGCCTCGGGAGGCTATAAACAAGTACAGGGGAGAGAGAAGTGAGTGCCGCCTACCAAGGGGGGCTGCAGGGTCCCCGGAATGTGCAGAGCAGACACGCCTCACCCCGCCCCATTCCCCTCCCTGTCCACGCTTGAGCCAGCCTCCGTCGGGGAGGAAGCGAGGGATCTGGATGGGGACACAGGCCGGGGCCAGGACAGGGGTGGACAGACAGACGGATGGACACAAAGAGGGAGGCTCAGATGTGGGACAGGGTCCCAGATGTGGCTGGGGTGATCTGGGGACAACACGGGGATGTCTGCTGAACTTTAAACTGTTGCACGGGAGCTTAATGGTTGGGTTTCTGGTTCTTATGAGGCCGCAGTAAAACATCCTGGAGTCCAAAGAGTTTTGTCCCAATGTCCCATACAGGCTCCGGGCCGGGTACACCTGGCCTCTGAGGTACAGGCCAGAGTGATGCTAATGACAAGTTTCCTTCCCAATTCCCAGCCCTGGTCGCCCGGGGCCCAGAGACCTCTCTCGAGtgcttaaaaaaacagaacaaaaagtgAACAAACTCAAACGAACAAATTAAAACCCAcacatttaaatatgttttcgCCCGAACTTTCAGAGCGCCGATACCTTGGGACGCCACCTGTAGCATCCGTTGTCCAAACTCGATGGCGCCCCCTGCCGTAAAGGTCAACTTGTAGGACGCCGCGCCTTCCCAGCCACCTGGGAGGGGAACAGGGCCGTCAACAGCTCGGGAAAAGAACCCAGGTTACACCAGAGAGATGGCTCTCTGTTCTCTCGGGGTCTCTGCCCGGTGCCCCTGGGGCAAGGGCAGACTCCGCAGCGCCCGCCCGCCTTCCCGCACAGCTGCTTCTCGGGTGCCGCCCACACGGTGTGTCCGCACGACAGGCTTTAGGACAGGGGACTTTTCTTTCTTGGAACAAGCTTTCCCAGTTGTCCCATCCCCACCCAGGGAAGTTCATCAGCACTagaccctcccacccctccatgAAGCAAGTTCCTGAGCAGTTTCCTTCAGCAACAAGACGCATTCAAGTTCAGAGCCGATCCCTCCTGAGGGGCGTAAGGATGGACCCCTCGCCGCTCTAGCCTGGCTGCTGCCCGAGGGGAACTGTGAGCCCCGAGAGAGCAAGACTCAACTGggctgggtgggagggagaggccaAGTTCAACACAGAGGTCTCTGGAGTCTCCTGCCCGCCACCAAGCAAGGCACCTccaggcaggagaggggcagcTGGCTCTTCCCGGCTCTAGGGAAAAGGCCATTCCCAAGCCCTGACACAGGTCTTCCCATACCTAAAATGTGAACACACTCCCCAGGTCACGATTaatcatttttacttattttttcaagtCACCTGGCTGATTTCACTCTGAAAAGGGAGACGAGCTGCTACCTTCAATGTCCGCCTCTCCCAGCTCTTACCATTCAAAGGCCCGCCTCTGCTCGATAGCTGGCAGCCCTGGCGGGGGGTCGTGGGGGCTAATCCAGAGCCAGGAAGAGGACAAGGCTGGGGGTGATTAAGACAGCCAAAGCCTGGGGCGCCCgcgtggctcagccggttgagcatctgccttcggcttgggtcgtgatttcagggtcctgggattgagccccaagtcaggcttctggctgggcagggagcctgtttctccctttccctctactgaTCCCTCTGCCTATGCGCGcgctcaaatgaataaataaaatcttttaaaaaagacaaaaaaaaaaagacagccaaaGAGGATGTCTCCAAGACAGCAGAGGCGCGACCAGAGCCGTGCTTTGGAAGCCCCGTCTGAGCCCCATCACCCACCTCCTGCTTCAGCCTTCACTGTTCCCTTGATGTAATTTGCACCAAACACGGGCTGCTTGATCTCACAGTCCTTCATCAGATAAAACGGCATCATGAAGGACTGCATGGCATCTCTGCCTTTGGACAGAAAGATGATctgcagggagacaggaggggagCCCTCAGTGCCCATGCCGCAGCCCTGCCCGCTCGGCTATCACTTCCTGCGTGTGAGGAGTCGGCCCCTTGCGCCAGGGCCCCGCGGCCCCGGGGCACTCTCTGCACCAGAAGCTCCGGGAGAGCTCTGAAAGCGAAgggcctgggcgc
Encoded here:
- the WBP2 gene encoding WW domain-binding protein 2 isoform X2 — translated: MSYDHVELTFNDMKNVPEAFKGTKKGTVYLTPYRIIFLSKGRDAMQSFMMPFYLMKDCEIKQPVFGANYIKGTVKAEAGGGWEGAASYKLTFTAGGAIEFGQRMLQVASQASRGEVPSGAYGYPHMPGGAYVFPPPVANGMYPCPPGYPYPPPPPEFYPGPPMMDGAMGYAQPPPPPYPGPMEPPVSGPDVPSTPAAEAKAAEAAASAYYNPGNPHNVYMPTNQPPPPPYYPPEDKKTQ
- the WBP2 gene encoding WW domain-binding protein 2 isoform X3; protein product: MALNKNHSEGGGVIVNNTESILMSYDHVELTFNDMKNVPEAFKGTKKGTVYLTPYRIIFLSKGRDAMQSFMMPFYLMKDCEIKQPVFGANYIKGTVKAEAGGGWEGAASYKLTFTAGGAIEFGQRMLQVASQEFYPGPPMMDGAMGYAQPPPPPYPGPMEPPVSGPDVPSTPAAEAKAAEAAASAYYNPGNPHNVYMPTNQPPPPPYYPPEDKKTQ
- the WBP2 gene encoding WW domain-binding protein 2 isoform X1, yielding MALNKNHSEGGGVIVNNTESILMSYDHVELTFNDMKNVPEAFKGTKKGTVYLTPYRIIFLSKGRDAMQSFMMPFYLMKDCEIKQPVFGANYIKGTVKAEAGGGWEGAASYKLTFTAGGAIEFGQRMLQVASQASRGEVPSGAYGYPHMPGGAYVFPPPVANGMYPCPPGYPYPPPPPEFYPGPPMMDGAMGYAQPPPPPYPGPMEPPVSGPDVPSTPAAEAKAAEAAASAYYNPGNPHNVYMPTNQPPPPPYYPPEDKKTQ